One genomic window of Arachis stenosperma cultivar V10309 chromosome 10, arast.V10309.gnm1.PFL2, whole genome shotgun sequence includes the following:
- the LOC130956403 gene encoding eukaryotic translation initiation factor 4B1-like — translation MSTRRSNIGAWAADAERAEEEEQEAAAAAAIAGGSGDAGSFDFPSLKEAVSTKPKKKKMSLMEFNNSAGSGGGGGGFAREQRGLTPDEMLRLPTGPKERSAEEMQYGRGFSNYGGGRSVPPPGRGLDRNDGDGSWGGGRRSYGDFDEERRGGPRSRVSDFDQPSRADEVDNWASLKKPVPAFDSGRQNRYGSLGGGGGSSGGNGDGGVGGSRADEVDNWTAGKKSLPVRSSTFGSGFRDSGPEPDRWTRGKRDTRDLRDSDRERPILVLDPPQGNGSVNEMEAVVKTNKPNPFGAARPREEVLAEKGLDWKKLDSEIESKRPISAHSSRPSSAQSSCSEGPAGLQVKPKVNPFGDAKPREVLLEEKGMDWKKIDLELEHRRFDRPETTEEKLLKEEIDNLKKELGKESEANSNKISGDEVDTTNKESMLLQKERELEILTRDLDNKIRFGQKAIEGPGSAIGRTTGFPDRPLSQSGSFEDSRSVDSADRPRSRGTGDMWARSNEGRGPLRSNEDRRPLRSNEDRRPFQGSRDRGWFQNSRDLDRSRSKERW, via the exons ATGTCAACAAGAAGGAGTAACATAGGCGCGTGGGCCGCCGATGCTGAGCGAGCAGAGGAGGAGGAGCAGGAGGCTGCGGCCGCCGCGGCCATTGCCGGAGGTAGTGGAGACGCCGGATCGTTTGACTTCCCGAGCCTGAAGGAGGCCGTGAGCACCAAGcccaagaagaagaagatgtcGCTCATGGAGTTCAACAACTCCGCCGGCAGCGGTGGTGGTGGCGGGGGATTCGCGAGGGAGCAGAGGGGCTTAACGCCAGACGAGATGCTCCGCCTCCCGACAGGGCCTAAGGAACGCTCCGCCGAGGAAATGCAGTACGGCCGCGGGTTTTCTAACTACGGAGGCGGCCGCTCTGTCCCGCCGCCTGGCCGAGGTCTGGACCGTAACGACGGCGACGGTTCCTGGGGCGGAGGGAGGAGATCCTATGGCGATTTCGATGAAGAGCGCAGGGGCGGTCCTCGTTCTAGGGTTTCGGATTTCGATCAACCTTCGAGAGCGGACGAGGTGGACAATTGGGCTTCGTTGAAGAAACCAGTTCCGGCATTCGATTCCGGTCGACAAAACCGGTACGGCTCTCTCGGCGGTGGCGGTGGCAGTAGTGGTGGCAATGGAGATGGCGGTGTTGGTGGTTCTAGGGCGGATGAGGTGGATAATTGGACGGCTGGTAAGAAGTCTCTTCCTGTTAGATCTTCCACGTTTGGTTCTGGTTTCCGCGATTCAGGTCCAGAGCCTGATCGCTGGACACGTGGCAAGCGTGACACACGTGACTTACGTGACAGCGATCGGGAGCGGCCGATATTGGTGCTGGACCCGCCGCAAGGCAACGGTTCCGTGAACGAAATGGAGGCAGTGGTGAAGACGAACAAGCCGAACCCTTTTGGCGCAGCGAGGCCAAGGGAGGAGGTTTTGGCGGAAAAGGGATTGGATTGGAAGAAGCTCGATTCGGAGATTGAATCAAAGAGGCCTATAAGTGCACACTCCAGCAGGCCCTCCAGCGCGCAATCGAGTTGCTCCGAGGGGCCTGCCGGATTGCAGGTGAAGCCGAAGGTGAATCCCTTTGGGGATGCCAAGCCTAGGGAGGTTTTGCTGGAGGAGAAGGGAATGGATTGGAAGAAGATTGATCTTGAATTGGAGCATCGCCGTTTTGATAG GCCAGAAACAACAGAGGAAAAATTGCTGAAAGAAGAAATTGATAACTTGAAGAAGGAACTTGGGAAAGAGTCTGAAGCAAATTCAAATAAGATTTCTGGTGATGAAGTAGACACAACCAATAAAGAATCAATGTTACTCCAGAAAGAAAGGGAGCTGGAAATTCTTACCCGTGATTTAGATAACAAAATTCGATTTGGGCAAAAAGCCATTGAAGGTCCAGGCTCGGCAATAGGAAGGACTACTGGTTTTCCTGATAGACCGCTTTCTCAATCTGGCTCGTTTGAGGATTCTAGAAGTGTTGATTCTGCAGACAGACCTCGATCCCGTGGCACAGGAGATATGTGGGCACGTTCTAATGAGGGCAGAGGACCGTTACGTTCTAACGAGGACAGAAGACCATTACGTTCTAACGAGGACAGAAGACCATTTCAAGGTAGCAGGGACAGAGGATGGTTTCAGAATAGCAGAGACTTAGATAG GTCCAGGTCAAAAGAGAGGTGGTGA